One window from the genome of Bdellovibrio sp. NC01 encodes:
- the gloB gene encoding hydroxyacylglutathione hydrolase: MNSVRPRVELLPIFEDNYVFMLIDDSNQQVVVVDPGESETVSEYLEDNGLKLSGILLTHHHNDHIGGVRGLREKHGAPVYAPSKNKMQIGEAEHWVQEGDEFSIGPMKFKVMELPGHTLGHVAFYSPEMKWLFSGDVLFGLGCGRLFEGTYEQAYDSLQRIKHLPADTLIYCTHEYTEQNLMFCKMLSNLDNSPITGDDEDLEMYENQLVNRRSMGLPSVPLKLSIEVKVNPFLLAHSVAQFTYLRELRNKQ; this comes from the coding sequence ATGAACTCAGTTCGCCCTCGGGTAGAACTTCTACCCATCTTTGAAGATAACTACGTTTTTATGTTGATTGATGATTCCAATCAACAAGTGGTGGTTGTCGATCCAGGAGAGAGCGAAACAGTTTCCGAATATCTTGAAGACAATGGCTTAAAACTTTCAGGAATTTTACTCACTCATCACCACAACGATCACATTGGTGGCGTGCGCGGCTTGCGCGAAAAACACGGCGCACCGGTTTATGCTCCTTCAAAAAATAAAATGCAAATTGGTGAAGCTGAGCACTGGGTTCAGGAAGGTGATGAATTTTCCATTGGCCCGATGAAGTTTAAAGTGATGGAGTTACCCGGACATACTCTAGGACACGTGGCTTTTTATTCGCCAGAAATGAAATGGCTATTTTCGGGCGACGTTCTTTTTGGTTTAGGGTGCGGCCGTCTGTTCGAAGGGACTTATGAGCAAGCCTACGACAGCCTTCAACGCATCAAACATTTACCTGCGGATACTTTAATTTACTGCACTCATGAATACACAGAGCAAAATTTAATGTTCTGTAAAATGCTTTCTAATTTGGACAACTCGCCGATCACTGGCGATGACGAAGATTTAGAAATGTACGAGAATCAATTGGTGAATCGCCGTAGTATGGGCTTACCTTCCGTGCCTTTAAAATTATCTATTGAAGTAAAAGTAAATCCATTCCTACTAGCTCACTCTGTCGCGCAATTCACTTATTTGCGTGAACTGCGCAACAAACAGTAA